In a single window of the Acyrthosiphon pisum isolate AL4f chromosome X, pea_aphid_22Mar2018_4r6ur, whole genome shotgun sequence genome:
- the LOC100167453 gene encoding zinc finger protein 391 isoform X1 → MDQENPSVIYIENWNDLCRLCLRNEQKLQNLFFEETLLENVQEVTNLHFNVEDSLPNSICKICIDQVNSFVEFRVRCKATDEWLRNEGAILDNEYEKDSIIIDSEGINNKHLLLDPNLYEEQLIDDPEPVNDKQLVENEIELSHCIVQTEEVMQISVKDENILETNSSEHQCGICGKELLSEYSLANHMRSHTGERPYGCSVCEKFFKTKSNLNEHYRVHNPELRWLKTSSRDIPSITRVTVTSEDILTCGQCSKVSASLEELSAHERAHEEQREQLEEQLQTVATTSTFTCEQCDKKFKSKSQLSAHIGDCSDGVDLQCPYCGKQFRSVTTLENHKRVHTRENSFACELCDKVFRTKGKLLEHKCVHDNSLWLMKSNAKIRTDAGAVGGNQRFQCTYCSKPFRTYSSMLNHERVHTREKPFDCSECSKCFRTKSNLTEHMKGCHDIDPAACGLDDVQVFTFKTHSMVSPRGEPESA, encoded by the exons atGGACCAAGAAAATCCGAGTGTTATTTATATCGAAAACTGGAATGATCTATGTCGATTGTGTCTCCGCAATGaacaaaaattgcaaaatttgttttttgaagAAACCCTTTTGGAAAATGTTCAAGAAGTTACTAATCTTCAC tTTAATGTCGAGGATTCTTTACCTAATTctatatgcaaaatatgtatcGACCAAGTGAATTCATTTGTTGAATTTCGAGTACGATGTAAAGCTACGGACGAATGGCTACGAAATGAAGGTGCCATCTTGGATAATGAATATGAAAAG gattcaattataattgattcggaaggaataaataacaaacatttattattggaTCCAAATCTGTATGAAGAACAATTAATTGATGATCCAGAACCTGTTAATGATAAGCAATTAGTTGAAAATGAAATTGAGTTATCACATTGTATTGTTCAAACAGAAGAGGTAATGCAAATATCTGTTaaagatgaaaatatattagaaaccAACTCTAGTGAACATCAATGTGGAATTTGTGGTAAAGAATTGTTGTCTGAATATTCACTAGCAAACCACATGCGTTCCCACACAGGAGAGCGTCCTTATGGTTGTAGTGTATGTGAAAAATTCTTCAAGACTAAATCCAATTTGAATGAACACTACCG AGTCCACAATCCGGAACTGCGTTGGCTGAAAACTTCGAGCAGGGACATCCCGTCCATAACCCGAGTGACTGTCACATCCGAAGACATACTGACGTGCGGTCAGTGTTCCAAGGTGTCCGCGTCGCTGGAGGAGTTGTCCGCACACGAACGCGCCCACGAAGAGCAACGGGAACAGCTGGAAGAGCAGCTGCAGACGGTCGCGACGACGTCGACGTTCACGTGTGAACAGTGCGACAAAAAGTTCAAGTCGAAATCGCAACTGTCCGCGCACATAGGCGACTGTTCGGACGGCGTTGACCTGCAGTGCCCGTACTGCGGCAAGCAGTTCCGGTCGGTGACCACGCTGGAGAACCACAAGCGGGTTCACACCAGAGAAAACTCGTTCGCGTGCGAGCTGTGCGACAAGGTGTTCCGGACCAAGGGCAAGCTGCTCGAGCACAAGTGCGTGCACGACAACAGCCTGTGGCTGATGAAGAGCAACGCGAAGATCAGGACCGACGCCGGCGCGGTCGGCGGCAACCAGCGATTCCAGTGCACGTACTGTTCGAAACCGTTCCGCACGTACTCGTCCATGTTGAACCACGAGCGCGTGCATACCCGCGAAAAGCCGTTCGATTGTTCCGAGTGCAGCAAATGTTTCCGCACCAAGTCCAACCTGACGGAGCACATGAAGGGCTGTCACGACATAGACCCGGCCGCTTGTGGCTTGGACGATGTGCAAGTGTTCACGTTCAAGACCCATTCGATGGTGTCCCCCAGAGGCGAGCCGGAGTCGGCGTGA
- the LOC100167453 gene encoding zinc finger protein 420 isoform X2: MDQENPSVIYIENWNDLCRLCLRNEQKLQNLFFEETLLENVQEVTNLHFNVEDSLPNSICKICIDQVNSFVEFRVRCKATDEWLRNEGAILDNEYEKDNIEIVEVVDIWNDGTPLEKNESIISQLCIENNDDKFYLCEDCGECFETTKQLTLHTKTHSSDHIKCTMCNVVIYNYSKFDNLKDKINLCKKCKNLNYIDNLEVKNSYTEIEGGFLCKECQKVFKTLAGMLKHLRNCEKQLEIGSLSHQCHFCEEVFATVQQVWIHMKTHAPGEKIKCRHCEKCFKSYLSLVRHENKHEGTFNYVCSYCGKAFVTPHGRNRHEMTHNGAKDVQCEKCTMTFYTRAEYNRHMKYHDNVRNFLCSFCGKRFFESAHKTIHERAHTGEKPFACNFCGKKFISKQKARRHQAIHET, translated from the exons atGGACCAAGAAAATCCGAGTGTTATTTATATCGAAAACTGGAATGATCTATGTCGATTGTGTCTCCGCAATGaacaaaaattgcaaaatttgttttttgaagAAACCCTTTTGGAAAATGTTCAAGAAGTTACTAATCTTCAC tTTAATGTCGAGGATTCTTTACCTAATTctatatgcaaaatatgtatcGACCAAGTGAATTCATTTGTTGAATTTCGAGTACGATGTAAAGCTACGGACGAATGGCTACGAAATGAAGGTGCCATCTTGGATAATGAATATGAAAAG gataatattgaaattgtagAAGTAGTGGACATCTGGAACGACGGTACTCCATTGGAAAAGAATGAAAGCATAATTTCCcaattatgtatagaaaataatgatgataaattttatttgtgtgaAGATTGTGGAGAATGCTTTGAAACAACTAAACAACTTACTTTACATACTAAAACACATTCTTCTGACCATATTAAATGCACCATGTGTAATGtagttatatataactatagtaaatttgataatttaaaagataaaattaacctatgcaaaaagtgtaaaaatttgaattatattgacAATTTAGAAGTAAAAAATTCTTATACAGAAATTGAGGGCGGTTTTTTATGTAAAGAATGTCAAAAAGTTTTCAAAACACTGGCTGGcatgttaaaacatttaagaaaTTGTGAAAAACAATTAGAAATTGGTTCCTTGTCCCATCAGTGTCATTTTTGTGAGGAAGTATTTGCAACTGTTCAACAAGTTTGGATACATATGAAGACTCATGCACCcggtgaaaaaataaaatgtcgtcATTgtgaaaaatgtttcaaatcaTACTTATCACTTGTTCGTCACGAAAACAAACATGAAGgtacatttaattatgtatgttCATACTGTGGAAAAGCTTTTGTTACACCACATGGTCGCAATAGACATGAAATGACTCATAATGGGGCTAAAGATGTGCAATGTGAAAAAtgcacaatgacattttatactAGAGCTGAATATAACAGACATATGAAATATCATGACAATGTTAGAAACTTTTTGTGTTCGTTTTGTGGTAAACGATTTTTTGAAAGTGCTCATAAAACAATTCATGAACGTGCCCATACTGGAGAAAAACCATTTGCCTGTAATTTTTGTGGAAAGAAATTCATATCTAAACAAAAAGCACGTCGACATCAAGCCATTCAcgagacataa
- the LOC100165413 gene encoding uncharacterized protein LOC100165413 isoform X1: protein MSSSTKTDDAVAKEKFKTIIEDGSNVPVDTTRPKDVPEWFDAELFARGQKYFYSNFYAMFASNLIGLILVLTVPTILDVLVFTNKSSDPYTAFKRYLDTIRHMLRWYRYDVTNAKSKSQISVAIVHGLHCAANRVSNKSGLGLRVTQKDMALTQFGFMGLLLLKKKELAIVGTEEDERAILHFWRTIGYMLGIQDKYNLCCGSLEEVRGTCALILRDVYAPGLLNPPPRFEHMVEALLDGMKPISPVLDTEAFMAFTHELCGVPVRRPLVTRYSRWMYNVQVYTHAVLLTRAWLAAVFRPLLNYNMRFSVWLNVKFPVGAALKFGIKVFHRVRDEVPPHSLTANHLKQPATKGRAAMMQSAS, encoded by the exons A TGTCGTCCTCGACGAAAACTGACGATGCCGTGGCGAAGGAGAAGTTCAAGACCATCATTGAAGATGGGAGCAACGTGCCGGTCGACACCACACGGCCAAAAGACGTTCCGGAATGGTTCGACGCGGAATTGTTCGCCAG aggacaaaagtatttttattccaatttcTATGCAATGTTCGCTTCAAATTTGATTGGATTAATATTGGTATTAACAGTTCCAACAATATTAGATGTATTAGTGTTCACAAATAAATCTTCTGATCCTTATACCGCTTTTAAGAGGTATCTTGATACCATCAGGCATATGCTGAGGTGGTATAGATACGACGTGACAAATGCTAAGTCAAA atctCAAATATCTGTGGCCATTGTACACGGACTTCATTGTGCTGCGAATCGAGTATCGAATAAGTCAGGACTCGGACTACGAGTAACTCAAAAAGATATGGCTTTAACTCAATTTGGATTCATGGGCTTactattgttgaaaaaaaaagaattggcTATTGTAGGCACCGAAGAAGATGAAAGGGCCATTCTACATTTTTGGCGAACTATTGGATACATGTTGGGAATTCAAGACAA GTACAACCTGTGTTGTGGCTCGCTCGAGGAGGTGCGCGGCACGTGCGCGTTGATCCTGCGGGACGTGTACGCGCCAGGGCTGCTGAACCCGCCGCCGAGGTTTGAACACATGGTGGAGGCGCTGCTGGACGGCATGAAGCCCATCTCGCCCGTGCTGGACACTGAAGCGTTCATGGCGTTCACTCACGAGCTGTGCGGCGTACCGGTGCGCCGGCCGCTGGTCACCCGGTACAGCCGGTGGATGTACAACGTGCAGGTGTACACTCACGCCGTGCTGCTGACCCGCGCTTGGCTGGCCGCCGTGTTCCGGCCGCTGTTGAACTACAACATGAGGTTCTCCGTGTGGCTGAACGTCAAGTTCCCGGTCGGCGCGGCGCTCAAGTTTGGCATCAAAGTGTTCCACCGAGTTCGGGACGAAGTGCCGCCGCACTCGTTAACCGCCAACCACCTGAAGCAGCCGGCCACCAAAGGACGCGCCGCGATGATGCAGTCGGCGTCTTAG
- the LOC100165413 gene encoding uncharacterized protein LOC100165413 isoform X2 has product MSSSTKTDDAVAKEKFKTIIEDGSNVPVDTTRPKDVPEWFDAELFARGQKYFYSNFYAMFASNLIGLILVLTVPTILDVLVFTNKSSDPYTAFKRYLDTIRHMLRWYRYDVTNAKSKSQISVAIVHGLHCAANRVSNKSGLGLRVTQKDMALTQFGFMGLLLLKKKELAIVGTEEDERAILHFWRTIGYMLGIQDKYNLCCGSLEEVRGTCALILRDVYAPGLLNPPPRFEHMVEALLDGMKPISPVLDTEAFMAFTHELCGVPVRRPLVTRYSRWMYNVQVYTHAVLLTRAWLAAVFRPLLNYNMRFSVWLNVKFPVGAALKFGIKVFHRVRDEVPPHSLTANHLKQPATKGRAAMMQSAS; this is encoded by the exons a TGTCGTCCTCGACGAAAACTGACGATGCCGTGGCGAAGGAGAAGTTCAAGACCATCATTGAAGATGGGAGCAACGTGCCGGTCGACACCACACGGCCAAAAGACGTTCCGGAATGGTTCGACGCGGAATTGTTCGCCAG aggacaaaagtatttttattccaatttcTATGCAATGTTCGCTTCAAATTTGATTGGATTAATATTGGTATTAACAGTTCCAACAATATTAGATGTATTAGTGTTCACAAATAAATCTTCTGATCCTTATACCGCTTTTAAGAGGTATCTTGATACCATCAGGCATATGCTGAGGTGGTATAGATACGACGTGACAAATGCTAAGTCAAA atctCAAATATCTGTGGCCATTGTACACGGACTTCATTGTGCTGCGAATCGAGTATCGAATAAGTCAGGACTCGGACTACGAGTAACTCAAAAAGATATGGCTTTAACTCAATTTGGATTCATGGGCTTactattgttgaaaaaaaaagaattggcTATTGTAGGCACCGAAGAAGATGAAAGGGCCATTCTACATTTTTGGCGAACTATTGGATACATGTTGGGAATTCAAGACAA GTACAACCTGTGTTGTGGCTCGCTCGAGGAGGTGCGCGGCACGTGCGCGTTGATCCTGCGGGACGTGTACGCGCCAGGGCTGCTGAACCCGCCGCCGAGGTTTGAACACATGGTGGAGGCGCTGCTGGACGGCATGAAGCCCATCTCGCCCGTGCTGGACACTGAAGCGTTCATGGCGTTCACTCACGAGCTGTGCGGCGTACCGGTGCGCCGGCCGCTGGTCACCCGGTACAGCCGGTGGATGTACAACGTGCAGGTGTACACTCACGCCGTGCTGCTGACCCGCGCTTGGCTGGCCGCCGTGTTCCGGCCGCTGTTGAACTACAACATGAGGTTCTCCGTGTGGCTGAACGTCAAGTTCCCGGTCGGCGCGGCGCTCAAGTTTGGCATCAAAGTGTTCCACCGAGTTCGGGACGAAGTGCCGCCGCACTCGTTAACCGCCAACCACCTGAAGCAGCCGGCCACCAAAGGACGCGCCGCGATGATGCAGTCGGCGTCTTAG